Part of the Sebaldella sp. S0638 genome is shown below.
CAAGAGACGTTTCCAAGACACTACCTGTCTCATTACTTTCAATTTCAGTGTTTCCTTTACCAGAAATTCTCCCTTCCAGTGAATTTCCACTCTCTTCTCCCTGAGCTATTTCTTTTTTCTCAATATCAGTTCCTATGTTCAAATCTAATACTTTTTTCTCTCTCATTAATTCACCCTCCAGAATAAAATTTTTCATATAAATAAAAAATTATCACTTAACTATTACAAATTTCTATAAATTTACAATTCATTACTGATAATTTTTCTTTTACAATATATTAAATAAAAATATTACTTTGCAAGCATACCATACTTTATATTAACTTAAAACTTATTTTTAATTTAACATATCCATGTGAACTATATGTGAAATTTCAAATTATAAAGTATTATAATTCAAGGTATAAGAAAATTTCACACACGTTATTTTCTGTTTTCATTTTTAAACATTTTTATTTTAAGTGGCATTTCATCCAGTTTTTTCATGCTTTCAACAAGAATTTCCATGTTGCTAATTCAGGAAAATTATAGTATAATTAGTGATTATATTTAATAAACAAAAAGGAGTATGGGCAAATGGACTTGAATTTTAACGGACTTAACGAAGAAGAGGTTATCAAAAGCCGTGAACTAAACGGCACGAATGAAATTATCGAACAGAAATCAGAAACTTTTTTACAAAAATTTCTAGGCAGTTTTAATGATCCTATGATCAAAATACTAAGTGTATGTTGTATTTTGTTACTGGTTCTTTCATTTTTCGGCATAATAAAATGGATTGAACCTGTGAGTATCGCAATGGCAATACTTGTAGCAACTATAGTATCTACACTTAACGAGTATTCTTCCGGGAAAAAATTTAGATCACTTCAGGAAGAAGCAAGCAAAATTTTAGTAAAAGTATACAGAAACAATAATGTTAAAGAAATCCTTATAGATGAGGTGGTAGTAGGCGACTATGTTGTTCTTCATTCAGGAGACAAAGTTCCTGCTGACGGTATTGTAGTTAACGGTCATTTTAAAGTAGACAACTCTGTCTTGAACGGCGAATCTGATGAGAACTCAAAAGAACCAACTTCAGGTGAAATTTCTTTTGATGACAAAATAGACTTTACAAACCCGCACAAAACATACAGAGGTGCTGTTGTCTGCCACGGTGAAGGTGTAATCAGAATTGAGAAAGTCGGTATGAATACAGTTAACGGTGTTATGATGCAGAATATGAACATCGAAGATACTCAGTCTCCGCTTCAGGCAAAACTTACTGATCTTGCGGAAAAGATTTCCAAATTCGGATATATCGGAGCTGTTATCATAGGTATTCTTAATTTTTTCTATGTATCATGCCTGATTAATGATCCTTCTGTGTTTTTTGCCAGTGGTAATTACCTTGAAATCGCAAAAACAGTACTTGATTCATTAATCTATGCAATAATAATCGTAGTTATGGCTGTACCTGAAGGTCTTCCGCTTATGATAGCAATTGTATTATCGCAAAATATGCAGAAAATGCTCAAGGATAATGTCCTTGTCAGAAAACTTGTCGGTATTGAAACAGCCGGTTCACTGAATATTCTTTTTTCAGATAAAACTGGTACTATCACAAAAGGACGTCTTGAAGTAATCCTTTTCCAAAACGGAAACTTCGATTCATATAAGGATTATAAAAGTATTCCTGATTCTATGAGAAAACTTGTGAATACTGCTATTTCCAAAAATACTTCTTCAATTATTTCAGATAACGGTGATGTAATCGGAGGAAACAGTACTGAAAGATCCATTTTAGGATTCATAGACAAAAATGAAATTGATGATAACATAGAAGTAAAAACAAAACAGATTTTTAACAGCACGAATAAATACTCTGCTTCAGAGCTTGACAGCAATCTGAACCTTACTTTTTATAAAGGAGCTCCTGAAAGATTACTTGATAAATGTACTTCATTTTATGACAATGACGGTAATAAACACGAATTTACAAACAAAGCAGAATTAGTAAAAATTATTGACGATCTTGCAGAAAAATCAATCAGGGTACTTGCACTTACAGTAAGCGAAAAGCAGCTTGTGGAAGATGTCATCCCTGAAGACATGATTTTCCTCGGGATACTTGGTATAAGAGATGATATAAGACCGGAAGCAGTTAAGGCTATTGAAGAGGTTATGACAGCAGGAATACAGGTTATTATGATTACAGGAGACAGAAAAGAAACAGCTGTGGCTATAGCCAAAGACAGCAAACTTCTTACTTCTGACGATCAGGTTGTTCTTACTTCCGACGAACTTCAGGCTATGTCAGATGAAGAAATCAAAAAAGTTCTTCCTAAGATAAGGGTTATCGCAAGAGCTCTTCCTATGGACAAATTCCGTCTTGTGGGACTGGCTCAGGAACTTGGTCTTGTAGCAGGAATGACAGGAGACGGTGTTAACGATGCACCGGCCCTTAAGAAATCTGATATAGGATTCGCAATGGGAAGCGGGACAGAAATAGCAAAAGAAGTCGGAGATATCATAATTCTTGATGATAATTTCCAGTCTATTGAAAAAGCAGTATTATACGGAAGAACTATTTACAATAATATTAAAAAATTCCTGAGATTCCAGCTTAATATTAATATTTCAGCAGTTTTGATTTCAGTAGTTGCACCGTTTATAGGGGTTCAGAATCCTCTTACTATACTGCAGATTCTGTGGATCAATATGATTATGGACACACTTGCAGCACTTGCACTCGGCGGGGAACCAGCATTAGCAGAATATATGAAAGAACGTCCGAAAAACAGAAATGAAAAAATAGTATCTAACG
Proteins encoded:
- a CDS encoding calcium-translocating P-type ATPase, PMCA-type — encoded protein: MDLNFNGLNEEEVIKSRELNGTNEIIEQKSETFLQKFLGSFNDPMIKILSVCCILLLVLSFFGIIKWIEPVSIAMAILVATIVSTLNEYSSGKKFRSLQEEASKILVKVYRNNNVKEILIDEVVVGDYVVLHSGDKVPADGIVVNGHFKVDNSVLNGESDENSKEPTSGEISFDDKIDFTNPHKTYRGAVVCHGEGVIRIEKVGMNTVNGVMMQNMNIEDTQSPLQAKLTDLAEKISKFGYIGAVIIGILNFFYVSCLINDPSVFFASGNYLEIAKTVLDSLIYAIIIVVMAVPEGLPLMIAIVLSQNMQKMLKDNVLVRKLVGIETAGSLNILFSDKTGTITKGRLEVILFQNGNFDSYKDYKSIPDSMRKLVNTAISKNTSSIISDNGDVIGGNSTERSILGFIDKNEIDDNIEVKTKQIFNSTNKYSASELDSNLNLTFYKGAPERLLDKCTSFYDNDGNKHEFTNKAELVKIIDDLAEKSIRVLALTVSEKQLVEDVIPEDMIFLGILGIRDDIRPEAVKAIEEVMTAGIQVIMITGDRKETAVAIAKDSKLLTSDDQVVLTSDELQAMSDEEIKKVLPKIRVIARALPMDKFRLVGLAQELGLVAGMTGDGVNDAPALKKSDIGFAMGSGTEIAKEVGDIIILDDNFQSIEKAVLYGRTIYNNIKKFLRFQLNINISAVLISVVAPFIGVQNPLTILQILWINMIMDTLAALALGGEPALAEYMKERPKNRNEKIVSNGMGTAILWTGIWTTIISLVFLKLNIFRNLFNDDLHHLTAYFCLFVFSGLFNGLNVRSEKLNVFANLKLNPNFIKVFALIFVIQIVLVYIGGEVFRTVPLSVSEWLVIFGLSVLIIPVDMLRKLIFSGKNK